From the genome of Triticum aestivum cultivar Chinese Spring chromosome 1A, IWGSC CS RefSeq v2.1, whole genome shotgun sequence:
ACAAAGAACATAAGAAAACCCTGACATTGGAATGAACAATTGGCAGAGCATACCACCTTCAATGCGATTTTCAGAAATTAGAAACCTAATTGAATTTTCTAAACCGCTAGGTTGATCCGGCAAAGATCAAACACAAACTAGATATCCTTGCAGGTGAAACTCGCACTTCAAATAAAGTAAATCAACATAAGTATGAAATGCCCTCATTTCGCAGGAGAAACAATAACCACACAGCATTATTCCTATTTGATCTTGAAAGACAACAAAATTACGAGAAACATGTCTCTGATCATAAGAATGTGGACTTTGTCCCGTCCTACCCGGATCAGAGATGCAAGATCTAGTATCCCACGGATCACGAAAGGTCAAACGAACAAACGATGGGAAGGCCCCGGAGAGAGAATATTACCCCGACGTTGTTCATCTCCCAGACCTTGTTGACGCCGTAGTCCACCAGCTGCAGCCAAATCAAACGCAAGAGATTAGGAGGCCGAATCGGACACCGCAGGAGGACGCGCAGATCTGAAAATGGGGATCGGGATGGGAGGGGTTACCCGCTCGCCAGCGAAGGCGCCGGCGACGACGAAGGTGACGTACACGCCGTTACGGCGCATCACCACGCGGTACATGGCATCCCAGAGACCCATCGTcgagggcggaggcggaggcggcggcgcgcgggggggATGGTGGAGATTCGGTACGCGACGACGGACGAACCAGTTGCGCTTGACGAGCGTTTCTGATGGGAGCTTCTGGGTACCTCGGGCGATTTCTACGGTGTTATCTCTTAGATGGGCCGTCCTGAGCCCATCAGGGCTATTTCGTGTTTTCTGGCCCGTTAGCCGACGTGGAACACGAGCGGCCCACTACCACTGGGTGATTGGGCGCGTGAACTGGCCGAACTTCCCTATAAAAAACTAATAAAAGATAACTGGGCGAACGTTCAAAGTCGACCGCATTTTGATCACCCAAACACTGATTTGCAACGCCGTCCTTTTTCCAAGACGTGGGAGTGCAATGAAAAAGACGGTGGCTTATCTCATCTCTACCTAGATGTTCTATTATTATTTTTCAGTTTTGTCATATTGATCCTTACGTGACTTGTAatttaatctttatgatatgaatgagacacatatTATCATGCAAAAAATAAATTCTGACAAAATTGATGAGAATCAATGAAATATGCATTGGTTTGCGTTACTGGTGAGGAGATGGTGGGAATCAATGAAAGATGCATCGGTTTACGTGATGAAAAATGTGCATTCCTAAGAGCAAATATAATAGGATGACGTAGGCGGGCTGTAAGCCTTTAAATATTATATTTTGAATGAGTTGGCgtaaagagaggaggagagggaagggaagcgGGCTACTGATTAACAGCCGGGTGCAGCACATGCTCCTAGCATGTTGTGAGAGAGGGAGGTGGACCATGTATCAAAAAGTATTACATATTTACAAACAACTATTGTACTTGTCCGCTATATGTTTGGCTATAGATGATGTGCCAAAACTATATAGCCAACATCtgactatactattaaccatgctctaagagcatctacatTCGACTTGGCAAATCTGACTCCCTATACGTTCGCGGACGCATCCGGGCACGCCCACGGGCGCATCCCGACGGACCCTCATATTTTCGTCCCAACATTCACATATCTCAAATCCGGACTATCAAATTCATGCAAatacatgcacgtcgatcatacaAGCCAATGTCACACGTAAATAGCAAATGTTGGTACGAAGCACATAtagtgtttacataaaatttattttaagtgcCAAACTCAAGCATTGACTTTTTAGTTATCATTGTGGGTCCACatgtgctccacaagatcattgagtagctgCATGTGCACCTGCTGATCTCGAAGATTCGGATGCATATGtagaaagtgaaggaaatatgccctagaggcaataataatgttattattttatttccttatatcatgataaatgtttgttattcatgctagaattgtattatccggaaacataatacttgtgtgaatacatagacaaactaaacgtcactagtatgcctctaattgactagctcgataatcaaagatggttgtgtttcctaaccatagacatgtgttgtcatttgattaacgggatcacatcattagagaatgatgtgattgacttgacccattccattagcttagcacccgatcgtttagtatgttgctattgctttcttcatgacttatacatgttcctatgactatgagattatgcaactcccgtttgccggaggaacactttgtgtgctaccaaacgtcacaagtaactggttgattataaaggagctctacaggtgtctccaaaggtaaatgttgggttggctatttcgagattaggatttgtcactccgattgtcggagaggtgtctctgggccctctcggtaatacacatcacataagccttgcaagcattgcaactaatgagttagttgcgagatgatgtattacgaaatgagtaaagagacttgccggtaacgagattgaactaggtattgagataccgacgatcgaatctcgggcaagtaacataccgatgacaaagggaacaacgtatgttgttatgcggtctaaccgataaagatcttcgtagaatatgtgggagccaatatgagcatccaggttccgctattggttattgaccggagacatgtctcggtcacgtctacattgttctcgaacccgtagggtccgcacgcttaaggtttcgatgacagttatattatgagttttgatgtaccgaagttagttcggagtcccggatgtgatcacggacataacgaggagtctcgaaatggtcgagacataaagattgatatattgcacggctatattcggacaccggaagtgttccgggtgatttcggagaaaaccggagtaccggagggttaccggaaaccccccgggagaagtaatgggccatatgggccttagtggagagagagaagggcagccagggtgggccgcgcgcctcctcccccctggtccgaattggactaggagagggggggcggcgcccccctttccttctccctccccacttccttccccctcctagtaggagtcctactcctactaggaggaggactctgttggaaatatgccctagaggcaataataaaagcattattattatatttccttgttcatgataattgtctttattcatgctataattgtgttatccggaaatcgtaatacatgtgtgaataatagacaccaacat
Proteins encoded in this window:
- the LOC123054952 gene encoding cytochrome b-c1 complex subunit 9, mitochondrial; amino-acid sequence: MGLWDAMYRVVMRRNGVYVTFVVAGAFAGERLVDYGVNKVWEMNNVGKRYQDISVLGQRPVEE